One Salvia splendens isolate huo1 chromosome 12, SspV2, whole genome shotgun sequence genomic window carries:
- the LOC121758470 gene encoding xyloglucan endotransglucosylase/hydrolase protein 24-like produces the protein MAISKIHANSILFFLATIIVVAQANFNRDVDINWGGGSHAQIVDGGRGLRLSLDQSSGSGFQSKNYYLFGRFDMMIKLVPGNSAGTVTTFYLASEGPSHDEIDFEFLGNSTGEPYTVHTNVYSQGKGDKEQQFRLWFDPTAAFHTYSIIWNPQRIIFMVDNIPIRVFNNHGASGVPFPTSKPMRVICSLWNADDWATQGGRVKTDWTKAPFIAHYRNIKLSGKPCATASSCGSGNDTFSNEAWQTQGLDANGRNRIRWVQQKHMIYNYCNDPPRFPQTPHECKGSRF, from the exons TGCAAATTCAATTCTATTTTTCCTAGCAACAATAATTGTAGTGGCACAGGCGAACTTCAACCGCGACGTCGACATCAATTGGGGCGGCGGCAGCCACGCCCAAATCGTCGATGGGGGCCGTGGCTTACGCCTCTCCCTCGACCAATCATCCGGCTCGGGTTTCCAGTCCAAGAACTACTACTTATTCGGGAGATTCGACATGATGATCAAGCTCGTCCCCGGAAACTCTGCCGGCACCGTCACCACGTTCTAT TTGGCCTCCGAGGGTCCGAGTCACGATGAGATTGATTTCGAGTTCCTGGGGAACTCGACTGGCGAGCCTTATACCGTTCACACGAACGTGTACTCGCAAGGGAAAGGTGACAAGGAGCAGCAGTTTCGTCTCTGGTTCGACCCCACCGCCGCCTTCCACACTTATTCCATCATTTGGAACCCTCAACGTATTAT ATTTATGGTGGACAACATTCCGATAAGAGTGTTCAACAACCACGGGGCGTCGGGGGTGCCGTTCCCGACGAGCAAGCCGATGAGGGTCATATGCAGTCTATGGAACGCGGACGACTGGGCGACGCAGGGCGGCCGGGTGAAGACCGATTGGACGAAAGCTCCGTTCATCGCACACTACCGGAACATTAAACTCAGCGGAAAGCCTTGCGCCACCGCCTCGTCGTGCGGGTCAGGGAACGACACGTTCAGCAACGAGGCGTGGCAGACGCAAGGGCTCGACGCCAACGGCCGGAACCGGATCCGGTGGGTGCAGCAGAAGCATATGATCTACAATTACTGCAACGATCCTCCTAGATTTCCACAGACTCCCCATGAATGCAAGGGATCCAGATTCTGA
- the LOC121759154 gene encoding F-box protein DOR-like yields the protein MKIINLLEWDAVSETKEDLYLPEEIMRDIVQRLPIRSIIRWKCVSKLWRDLIGGVDFVTSYCPKLVFSCRDTYTVYDSESYVPLFKFRTHSYYVDAPYVATYRIDSVNGLCLMRYGTANTLLVCNPITRQYVELPPQPTHSFIFGFGVSKLSGKYKILYGDKSGSFHICTLGEESWRRISDATLAFPIANYDTAAFLNGNLHWLASDCDGNILICCFDLETELFVALQVR from the exons ATGAAGATCATTAATTTGTTGGAATGGGATGCTGTATCTGAAACGAAGGAAGATTTGTATCTCCCGGAAGAGATTATGAGAGACATAGTCCAAAGACTCCCGATTAGAAGCATTATAAGGTGGAAGTGCGTATCTAAGTTATGGCGCGATCTGATAGGAGGGGTTGACTTTGTGACGTCGTATTGTCCGAAACTGGTCTTCTCTTGTAGAGACACCTACACAGTCTACGACAGTGAGTCCTACGTGCCACTTTTCAAATTTCGGACTCATTCCTATTATGTTGATGCTCCATATGTTGCTACTTATCGCATCGATTCAGTTAATGGTTTATGTTTGATGAGGTATGGAACGGCTAATACTCTGCTCGTATGCAATCCAATTACTCGTCAATATGTTGAACTTCCTCCTCAACCTACACATTCTTTCATTTTCGGTTTTGGGGTGAGCAAATTAAGTGGGAAATATAAGATTTTATATGGTGACAAATCGGGATCGTTTCATATATGTACCCTAGGAGAAGAGTCATGGAGAAGAATCTCAGATGCAACACTGGCTTTTCCTATAGCAAATTATGATACTGCTGCATTTTTGAACGGGAATCTTCACTGGTTGGCATCTGATTGTGATGGGAACATATTGATATGTTGTTTTGATCTTGAAACCGAGTTATTT GTGGCGTTGCAAGTTCGTTAA
- the LOC121759570 gene encoding xyloglucan endotransglucosylase/hydrolase protein 15-like, which produces MAASILAFLSAFLALACLTAADFYRDTAITFGDGRAKILEGGRSFSLSLDQSSGSGFQSKNEFLFGRFDIQLKLIPGNSAGTVTTFYLSSQGPGHDEIDFEFLGNSSGNPYTVHTNVFSKGKGDKEQQFHLWFDPTAAFHTYSIVWSPNKIIFLVDNSPIRVFNNHGSSGVAFPTNQPMRVYCSLWNADDWATQGGRVKTDWAHAPFTAYYRNFNIGSCAAGTPCATQELDAKARNRLRWVQQKHMVYNYCADSSRFPQGSSLECKRSRF; this is translated from the exons ATGGCAGCATCAATTCTAGCATTCCTCTCAGCCTTTCTTGCCTTAGCCTGCTTGACCGCCGCCGATTTCTACCGCGACACGGCCATCACATTTGGCGATGGCCGCGCCAAGATACTTGAAGGCGGCCGCagcttctccctctccctcgaCCAATCCTCTGGCTCCGGTTTCCAGTCCAAGAACGAGTTCTTGTTCGGCCGCTTCGACATTCAGCTTAAACTCATCCCTGGCAACTCAGCCGGAACCGTCACCACTTTCTAC TTATCGTCTCAAGGCCCTGGCCACGATGAAATCGACTTTGAGTTTCTTGGAAATTCGAGCGGAAATCCCTACACAGTCCACACAAACGTATTCTCAAAAGGAAAAGGCGACAAAGAGCAGCAGTTCCATCTCTGGTTCGACCCCACCGCCGCCTTCCACACCTACTCTATTGTCTGGAGCCCGAACAAAATAAT ATTCCTAGTGGACAACAGCCCCATCAGAGTGTTCAACAACCACGGTAGCTCGGGCGTGGCATTCCCCACGAACCAGCCGATGAGGGTATACTGCAGCCTCTGGAACGCGGACGACTGGGCCACGCAGGGCGGCCGTGTGAAGACTGACTGGGCCCACGCTCCGTTCACCGCTTACTACAGGAACTTCAACATCGGCTCGTGCGCAGCCGGAACGCCCTGCGCGACTCAGGAGCTCGACGCAAAGGCGAGAAATAGGCTCAGATGGGTGCAGCAGAAACACATGGTTTACAATTACTGCGCAGATTCCAGCAGATTCCCTCAGGGATCTTCTCTCGAGTGCAAGCGTTCTAGATTTTAA
- the LOC121756891 gene encoding ribose-phosphate pyrophosphokinase 4-like — translation MERSKKKVLLFYCVEAEDLARKVAAQSNLIQLQSINWRSFADGFPNLFIKNAHDIRGQHVAFLGSFSSPSVIFEQLSVIYALPMLFCASFSVVLPFFPTGSFERIEEEGDVATAFTLARMLSNTPISRGGPTSLVIYDIHALQERFYFGDSILPVFESGIPLLKERLQQLPESDKIVVAFPDDGAWKRFHKLLDHFPMVICNKVREGDKRIVRIKEGNPAGCHVVIVDDLVQSGGTLIECQKVLAAQGAAKVSAYVTHGVFPNKSWERFFHKNDNASGVSGKAFTHFWISDSCPLTVEAISGKAPFEVLSLAKSISDALQI, via the exons ATGGAGAGGTCAAAGAAGAAGGTGCTGCTTTTCTACTGTGTGGAAGCTGAGGATTTGGCACGCAAAGTTGCTGCTCAATCCAACCTCATCCAGCTTCAGTCCATTAATTGGAG GAGCTTTGCTGATGGATTTCCGAATCTGTTCATTAAAAATGCACATGATATACGAGGCCAACACGTTGCCTTTCTAGGATCGTTCAGCTCCCCTTCGGTCATATTTGAGCAGCTTTCGGTCATTTATGCACTTCCAATGTTGTTCTGTGCCTCATTCTCAGTTGTGTTGCCATTCTTTCCGACTGGCTCCTTTGAGCGAATTGAAGAAGAGGGTGACGTTGCAACTGCGTTTACCTTGGCCAGAATGCTGTCTAATACTCCTATCTCGAGGGGTGGTCCAACCAGTCTGGTTATCTATGATATACATGCTTTGCAG GAGAGGTTTTATTTTGGTGATAGTATTCTACCTGTTTTTGAGAGTGGGATCCCACTATTAAAGGAACGGCTTCAGCAGCTTCCAGAATCGGATAAG ATAGTTGTTGCGTTTCCAGATGATGGAGCGTGGAAACGATTCCACAAGTTgcttgatcattttcctatg GTCATCTGCAACAAAGTCCGTGAAGGCGACAAGAGAATAGTGAGGATAAAAGAGGGCAATCCCGCTGGTTGCCATGTCGTCATTGTTGATGACTTAGTGCAGTCAGGTGGCACCTTGATCGAGTGTCAG AAAGTTTTGGCAGCACAAGGTGCAGCAAAGGTGAGTGCATATGTCACTCATGGTGTGTTTCCGAACAAGTCTTGGGAGCGTTTCTTTCACAAGAACGACAATGCATCGGGAGTTTCAGGGAAGGCGTTCACCCACTTTTGGATCAGTGACTCGTGCCCCCTGACCGTTGAAGCCATCTCCGGAAAAGCTCCTTTCGAAGTGCTGAGCCTTGCTAAATCCATATCCGACGCCCTCCAAATCTAA
- the LOC121756918 gene encoding protein TRIGALACTOSYLDIACYLGLYCEROL 1, chloroplastic-like encodes MLAATQFHPVINASKRGSFINVRNPAKVASIRFRYLGRRVVFSEGAKTLKLLSSIQKRDHSFVLNADGHASASILEEKGEETSEVSVLNLESNTFLSKWSPPRYLCRGLTVLILAGQVVVRTVKGKIHWKNTLQQLERVGPKSVGVCLLTAAFVGMAFTIQFAREFTRLGLNRSIGGVLALAFSRELSPVVTSIVVAGRIGSAFAAELGTMQVSEQTDTLRVLGANPVDYLVTPRVLASCIALPLLTLMCFTLGMASSAFLADSVYGISINIILDSAQRALRGWDIISAMIKSAVFGLIISIVSCAWGVTTMGGAKGVGESTTSAVVVSLVGIFIADFALSCCFFQGAGDTLKNCM; translated from the exons ATGCTAGCAGCTACTCAGTTCCACCCTGTTATCAATGCCTCCAAAAG AGGAAGCTTTATTAATGTAAGAAATCCTGCAAAAGTTGCATCCATTCGCTTCCGATACCTTGGCAGAAGAGTTGTTTTTTCTGAAGGAGCTAAGACCTTGAAGCTTTTATCTTCGATTCAAAAGAGGGATCATAGTTTTGTTCTGAACGCAGATGGCCACGCAAGTGCGTCCATATTGGaagaaaaaggagaagaaaCAAGTGAAGTATCCGTATTGAATCTTGAGTCGAATACATTCTTGAGCAAATGGTCACCTCCTCGCTACTTATGCAGAGGATTAACCGTTCTGATTTTGGCGGGGCAGGTGGTTGTCAGGACTGTTAAGGGAAAGATTCACTGGAAAAACACTCTTCAGCAGCTTGAAAGAGTTGGACCTAAATCAGTGGGCGTATGTCTCCTCACAGCCGCTTTTGTTGGCATGGCCTTCACTATTCAGTTCGCGAGGGAATTCACCCGACTCGGGCTGAACAGATCCATCGGTGGGGTTCTGGCCCTCGCTTTCTCGAGGGAGCTGAGTCCCGTGGTCACATCAATCGTCGTTGCTGGGCGTATTGGAAGCGCCTTTGCTGCAGAGCTGGGGACGATGCAAGTCTCAGAACAAACCGACACACTGAGAGTTCTTGGTGCGAACCCCGTTGATTACCTCGTGACGCCAAGAGTACTAGCTTCGTGCATCGCTCTCCCCTTGCTAACGCTAATGTGCTTCACCCTAGGGATGGCGTCGAGCGCCTTCCTAGCTGACAGCGTCTACGGCATCAGCATCAACATAATCCTGGATTCCGCACAGAGAGCTCTCCGAGGGTGGGATATAATCAGTGCAATGATCAAGTCAGCGGTATTTGGCTTGATAATATCGATCGTGAGCTGCGCGTGGGGTGTCACCACCATGGGAGGTGCGAAGGGCGTTGGAGAATCAACGACATCGGCTGTCGTCGTCTCCCTTGTCGGGATTTTCATTGCGGATTTCGCGCTCTCTTGCTGCTTTTTCCAGGGAGCTGGAGATACGCTCAAGAATTGTATGTAA
- the LOC121756919 gene encoding glucan endo-1,3-beta-D-glucosidase-like, translating into MARNRLTIHCFTFLHMAFLLLSSGSSSKSTDQIKLQESVTISTIQKDITTPITTIPTANNPYTTTPMLNPTDSNSDQSPTIMNPANPQMTPLSTNSPTPSAGSWCIASSSVSQAALQLALDYACGHGGADCSPIQQGGGCFAPNTLRHHASFAFNTYYQKNPIPTSCNFGGAAVTTSIDPSYETCQYPSTSTSSSLLNITNSSGSRVFGGGRPITPDTSTSCIPCFPYILTYLIITIIVALLW; encoded by the exons ATGGCAAGAAACAGACTAACCATTCACTGCTTCACATTCCTTCACATGGCTTTTCTTCTCCTCTCTTCAG GTTCAAGTTCCAAATCAACAGACCAAATCAAACTACAAGAATCAGTGACAATCTCCACCATACAAAAGGACATAACAACCCCAATCACAACAATCCCAACTGCCAACAACCCTTACACAACAACTCCAATGCTAAATCCAACTGATTCCAACTCTGATCAATCCCCAACCATCATGAACCCTGCCAATCCACAAATGACTCCTCTGTCCACAAACTCTCCCACTCCCTCGGCCGGGAGCTGGTGCATCGCCTCCTCCTCCGTCTCCCAAGCCGCCCTCCAGCTCGCCCTTGACTACGCCTGCGGCCACGGGGGAGCCGACTGCTCCCCCATCCAGCAAGGCGGGGGCTGCTTCGCCCCCAACACCCTCCGCCACCACGCCTCCTTCGCCTTCAACACCTACTACCAAAAGAATCCCATCCCCACTAGCTGCAACTTTGGTGGGGCCGCCGTCACCACCAGTATTGATCCAA GTTATGAGACATGCCAATATCCATCAACTAG TACAAGTTCGTCTCTGCTGAATATAACAAACTCGAGTGGTTCGAGAGTTTTTGGAGGGGGTCGACCGATCACACCGGATACTTCAACAAGCTGCATCCCTTGTTTTCCCTACATATTAACATATttgattattactattatagTAGCTTTGTTATGGTAA
- the LOC121756916 gene encoding probable receptor-like protein kinase At2g42960, with the protein MASESLYSELSKKYGALKLWVLIGICVGAFIVLILGILSIWIMFQRRSKRASDKFSACQIPNISKEISVDRVGEESTHDHPEALYLTINDKPSDKKTEKMLVHLGRSRSSDADNISQSSSVYHYEMGGSSQSGEEGSSGHARKQSSMSYGIATASPLIGLPEISHLGWGHWFTLRDLEIATNRFSAENIIGEGGYGVVYRGKLANGSEVAVKKLLNNLGQAEKEFRVEVEAIGHVRHKNLVRLLGYCIEGVQRMLVYEYVNNGNLEQWLHGAMRQHGSLTWEARMKVLLGTAKALAYLHEAIEPKVVHRDIKSSNILITGEFNAKVSDFGLAKLLDSGESHITTRVMGTFGYVAPEYANTGLLNEKSDVYSFGVLLLEAVAGRDPVDYARPANEVNLVEWLKMMVGNRRAEEVVDPILEVKPTTRSLKRALLVALRCVDPESEKRPKMSQVVRMLDTDDLPYREDRRSRKSRTMSLEIESMKEASGSADSESRGEPSESHTSKTMD; encoded by the exons ATGGCTTCCGAAAGTTTATATTCCGAGTTGTCGAAAAAGTATGGGGCTCTGAAACTTTGGGTTCTCATTGGCATATGCGTGGGTGCGTTTATAGTTCTTATATTGGGGATCTTATCGATATGGATCATGTTCCAACGGAGATCTAAAAGAGCCTCGGACAAGTTTTCTGCCTGCCAGATTCCTAACATCTCGAAAGAAATCAGTGTAGACAGAGTTGGGGAGGAAAGCACACACGATCATCCTGAAGCTTTATACTTGACGATAAACGATAAACCTAGCGATAAGAAAACGGAGAAGATGTTAGTCCATTTGGGTaggagcagatcaagtgatGCTGATAATATCAGCCAGAGCAGTTCGGTTTACCATTACGAGATGGGCGGTAGCTCTCAGTCGGGAGAGGAGGGGAGTTCTGGTCATGCGCGTAAACAGTCTTCAATGTCGTACGGGATTGCCACAGCTTCTCCGTTGATTGGTTTGCCGGAAATATCTCATCTTGGGTGGGGCCACTGGTTCACGCTCAGAGATCTTGAGATCGCAACAAATCGTTTTTCAGCTGAAAACATCATTGGCGAAGGTGGTTATGGGGTCGTCTATCGAGGAAAATTGGCCAATGGCTCGGAGGTGGCAGTTAAGAAGCTTCTTAATAATCT AGGCCAAGCGGAGAAAGAGTTTAGGGTCGAAGTCGAGGCCATTGGTCATGTTCGACATAAAAACCTCGTGAGACTTCTCGGCTACTGCATAGAAGGAGTTCAGAG gATGTTGGTGTATGAATATGTAAATAATGGAAATCTCGAACAATGGCTTCATGGGGCAATGAGGCAGCACGGCTCCCTAACATGGGAAGCCCGGATGAAGGTTCTACTTGGTACCGCCAAGGC ACTAGCTTATTTGCACGAAGCAATAGAACCAAAAGTCGTACATCGTGACATAAAATCAAGTAATATCTTGATCACGGGCGAGTTCAACGCTAAAGTTTCCGACTTTGGTTTGGCTAAGCTGCTGGATTCTGGAGAGAGCCATATAACAACGAGGGTGATGGGAACTTTCGG TTATGTGGCTCCAGAATATGCGAATACGGGCTTGCTAAATGAAAAGAGCGACGTATACAGTTTTGGCgttctgcttcttgaagctGTCGCTGGAAGAGATCCAGTAGATTACGCACGTCCAGCCAACGAG GTTAATCTCGTCGAGTGGCTTAAAATGATGGTAGGGAACAGGAGAGCCGAGGAAGTTGTAGACCCTATTCTCGAAGTCAAGCCTACTACTCGTTCTCTAAAACGTGCACTTCTCGTTGCGCTAAGATGTGTAGATCCCGAGTCGGAGAAACGGCCCAAAATGAGCCAGGTTGTACGTATGCTGGACACCGATGATCTTCCTTATCGTGAG GATCGGAGGAGTAGGAAAAGTAGGACGATGAGCTTGGAGATCGAGTCGATGAAGGAGGCTAGTGGTTCGGCTGATTCGGAAAGTAGGGGGGAGCCATCAGAAAGCCACACTTCTAAGACAATGGATTGA